Proteins encoded within one genomic window of Pongo abelii isolate AG06213 chromosome 18, NHGRI_mPonAbe1-v2.0_pri, whole genome shotgun sequence:
- the NFATC2IP gene encoding NFATC2-interacting protein isoform X1, with the protein MAEPVGKRGRWSRGSGAGRGGRGGWGGRGRRPRAQRSPSRGTLDVVSVDLVSDSDEEILEVATARGAADEVEVAPPEPSGPVASRDNSDSDSEGEDGRPAGPPREPVRRRRRLVLDPGEAPLVPVYSGKVKSSLHLIPDDLSLLKLYPPGDEEEAELADSSGLYHEGSPSPGSPWKTKLRTKDKEEKKKTEFLDLDNSPLSPPSPRTKSRKHTRALKKLSEVNKRLQDLRSCLSPKPPQGQEQQGQEDEVVLVEGPTLPETPRLFPLKIRCRADLVRLPLRMSEPLQSVVDHMATHLGVSPSRILLLFGETELSPTATPRTLKLGVADIIDCVVLASSPEATETSQQLQLRVQGKEKHQTLEVSLSRDSPLKTLMSHYEEAMGLSGRKLSFFFDGTKLSGRELPADLGMESGDLIEVWG; encoded by the exons ATGGCGGAGCCTGTAGGAAAGCGGGGCCGCTGGTCCCGAGGTAGCGGTGCCGGCCGAGGGGGTCGGGGCGGCTGGGGCGGTCGGGGCCGGCGTCCTCGGGCCCAGCGGTCTCCATCCCGGGGCACGCTGGACGTGGTGTCTGTGGACTTGGTCAGCGACAGCGATGAGGAAATTCTGGAGGTCGCCACCGCTCGCGGTGCCGCGGACGAGGTTGAGGTTGCGCCCCCGGAGCCCTCGGGGCCGGTCGCGTCCCGGGATAACAGCGACAGTGACAGCGAAGGGGAGGACGGGCGGCCCGCAGGACCCCCGCGGGAGCCGGtcaggcggcggcggcggctggtGCTGGATCCGGGGGAGGCGCCGCTGGTTCCGGTGTACTCGGGGAAG GTTAAAAGCAGCCTTCACCTTATCCCAGATGACCTATCCCTCCTGAAACTCTACCCTCCAGGAGATGAGGAAG AGGCGGAGCTGGCAGATTCGAGTGGTCTCTACCATGAGGGCTCCCCATCACCAGGCTCTCCCTGGAAGACAAAGCTGAGGACTAAggataaagaagagaagaaaaagacagagtTTCT GGATCTGGACAACTCTCCTCTGTCCCCACCTTCACCAAGGACCAAAAGCAGAAAGCATACTCGGGCACTCAAGAAGTTAAG TGAGGTGAACAAGCGCCTCCAGGATCTCCGTTCCTGTCTGAGCCCCAAGCCACCTCAGGGCCAAGAGCAACAGGGCCAAGAGGATGAAGTGGTCTTGGTAGAAGGGCCCACCCTCCCAGAGACCCCCCGACTCTTCCCACTCAAAATCCGTTGCCGGGCTGACCTGGTCAGATTGCCCCTCAGAATG TCGGAGCCTCTGCAGAGTGTGGTGGACCACATGGCCACCCACCTTGGGGTGTCCCCAAGCAGGATCCTTTTGCTTTTTGGAGAGACAGAGCTATCACCTACTGCCACTCCCAGGACCCTAAAGCTCGGAGTGGCTGACATCATTG ACTGTGTGGTACTAGCAAGTTCTCCAGAGGCCACAGAGACGTCCCAACAGCTCCAGCTCCGGGTGCAGGGAAAGGAGAAACACCAGACACTGGAAGTCTCACTGTCTCGA GATTCCCCTCTAAAGACCCTCATGTCCCACTATGAGGAGGCCATGGGACTGTCGGGACGGAAGCTCTCCTTCTTCTTTGATGGGACAAAGCTTTCAGGCAGGGAGCTGCCAGCTGACCTGGGCATGGAGTCTGGGGACCTCATTGAGGTCTGGGGCTGA
- the NFATC2IP gene encoding NFATC2-interacting protein isoform X2, translating into MAEPVGKRGRWSRGSGAGRGGRGGWGGRGRRPRAQRSPSRGTLDVVSVDLVSDSDEEILEVATARGAADEVEVAPPEPSGPVASRDNSDSDSEGEDGRPAGPPREPVRRRRRLVLDPGEAPLVPVYSGKVKSSLHLIPDDLSLLKLYPPGDEEEAELADSSGLYHEGSPSPGSPWKTKLRTKDKEEKKKTEFLEVNKRLQDLRSCLSPKPPQGQEQQGQEDEVVLVEGPTLPETPRLFPLKIRCRADLVRLPLRMSEPLQSVVDHMATHLGVSPSRILLLFGETELSPTATPRTLKLGVADIIDCVVLASSPEATETSQQLQLRVQGKEKHQTLEVSLSRDSPLKTLMSHYEEAMGLSGRKLSFFFDGTKLSGRELPADLGMESGDLIEVWG; encoded by the exons ATGGCGGAGCCTGTAGGAAAGCGGGGCCGCTGGTCCCGAGGTAGCGGTGCCGGCCGAGGGGGTCGGGGCGGCTGGGGCGGTCGGGGCCGGCGTCCTCGGGCCCAGCGGTCTCCATCCCGGGGCACGCTGGACGTGGTGTCTGTGGACTTGGTCAGCGACAGCGATGAGGAAATTCTGGAGGTCGCCACCGCTCGCGGTGCCGCGGACGAGGTTGAGGTTGCGCCCCCGGAGCCCTCGGGGCCGGTCGCGTCCCGGGATAACAGCGACAGTGACAGCGAAGGGGAGGACGGGCGGCCCGCAGGACCCCCGCGGGAGCCGGtcaggcggcggcggcggctggtGCTGGATCCGGGGGAGGCGCCGCTGGTTCCGGTGTACTCGGGGAAG GTTAAAAGCAGCCTTCACCTTATCCCAGATGACCTATCCCTCCTGAAACTCTACCCTCCAGGAGATGAGGAAG AGGCGGAGCTGGCAGATTCGAGTGGTCTCTACCATGAGGGCTCCCCATCACCAGGCTCTCCCTGGAAGACAAAGCTGAGGACTAAggataaagaagagaagaaaaagacagagtTTCT TGAGGTGAACAAGCGCCTCCAGGATCTCCGTTCCTGTCTGAGCCCCAAGCCACCTCAGGGCCAAGAGCAACAGGGCCAAGAGGATGAAGTGGTCTTGGTAGAAGGGCCCACCCTCCCAGAGACCCCCCGACTCTTCCCACTCAAAATCCGTTGCCGGGCTGACCTGGTCAGATTGCCCCTCAGAATG TCGGAGCCTCTGCAGAGTGTGGTGGACCACATGGCCACCCACCTTGGGGTGTCCCCAAGCAGGATCCTTTTGCTTTTTGGAGAGACAGAGCTATCACCTACTGCCACTCCCAGGACCCTAAAGCTCGGAGTGGCTGACATCATTG ACTGTGTGGTACTAGCAAGTTCTCCAGAGGCCACAGAGACGTCCCAACAGCTCCAGCTCCGGGTGCAGGGAAAGGAGAAACACCAGACACTGGAAGTCTCACTGTCTCGA GATTCCCCTCTAAAGACCCTCATGTCCCACTATGAGGAGGCCATGGGACTGTCGGGACGGAAGCTCTCCTTCTTCTTTGATGGGACAAAGCTTTCAGGCAGGGAGCTGCCAGCTGACCTGGGCATGGAGTCTGGGGACCTCATTGAGGTCTGGGGCTGA
- the CD19 gene encoding B-lymphocyte antigen CD19, producing the protein MPPPRLLFFLLFLTPMEVRPEEPLVVKVEEGDNAVLQCLKGTSDGPTQQLTWFRESPFKPFLKLSLGLPGLGIHMRPLAIWLFIFNVSQQMGGFYLCQQGPPSEKAWQPGWTVSVEGSGELFRWNVSDLGGLGCGLKNRSSEGPSSPSGKLMSPKLYVWAKDRPKIWEGEPPCGPPRDSLNQSLSQDLTMAPGSTLWLSCGVPPDSVSRGPLSWTHVHPEGRKSSLLSLELKDDRPARDMWVMETGLLLPRATAQDAGKYYCHRGNLTMSFYLEITARPVLWHWLLRTGGWKVSAVTLAYLIFCLCSLVGILHLQRALVLRRKRKRMTDPTRRFFKVTPPPGSGPQNQYGNVLSLPTPTSGLGRAQRWAAGLGGTAPSYGNPSSDVQADGAVGSRSPPGVGPEEEEGEGYEEPDSEEGSEFYENDSNLGQDQLSQDGSGYENPEDEPLGPEDEDSFSNAESYENEDEELTQPVARTMDFLSPHGSAWDPSREATSLGSQSYEDMRGILYAAPQLRSIRGQPGPNHEEDADSYENMDNPDGPDPAWGGGGRMGTWSTR; encoded by the exons AGGGAGATAACGCTGTGCTGCAGTGCCTCAAGGGGACCTCAGATGGCCCCACTCAGCAGCTGACTTGGTTTCGGGAGTCCCCGTTTAAACCCTTCTTAAAACTCAGCCTggggctgccaggcctgggaatCCACATGAGGCCCCTGGCCATCTGGCTTTTCATCTTCAACGTCTCTCAACAGATGGGGGGCTTCTACCTGTGCCAGCAGGGGCCCCCCTCTGAGAAGGCCTGGCAGCCTGGCTGGACAGTCAGTGTGGAGGGCAGCG GGGAGCTGTTCCGGTGGAATGTTTCGGACCTAGGTGGCCTGGGCTGTGGCCTGAAGAACAGGTCCTCAGAGGGCCCCAGCTCCCCTTCCGGGAAGCTCATGAGCCCCAAGCTGTATGTGTGGGCCAAAGACCGCCCTAAGATCTGGGAGGGAGAGCCTCCATGTGGCCCACCAAGGGACAGCCTGAACCAGAGCCTCAGCCAGG ACCTCACCATGGCCCCTGGCTCCACACTCTGGCTGTCCTGTGGGGTACCCCCTGACTCTGTGTCCAGGGGCCCCCTCTCCTGGACCCATGTGCACCCCGAGGGGCGTAAGTCCTCATTGCTGAGCCTAGAGCTGAAGGACGATCGCCCGGCCAGAGATATGTGGGTAATGGAGACGGGTCTGTTGTTGCCCCGGGCCACAGCTCAAGACGCTGGAAAGTATTATTGTCACCGTGGCAACCTGACCATGTCATTCTACCTGGAGATCACTGCTCGGCCAG TACTATGGCACTGGCTGCTGAGGACTGGTGGCTGGAAGGTCTCAGCTGTGACTTTGGCTTATCTGATCTTCTGCCTGTGTTCCCTTGTGGGCATTCTTCATCTTCAAAGAG CCCTGGTcctgaggaggaaaagaaagcgAATGACTGACCCCACCAGGAG ATTCTTCAAAGTGACGCCTCCCCCAGGAAGCGGGCCCCAGAACCAGTACGGGAACGTGCTGTCTCTCCCCACACCCACCTCAGGCCTCG GACGCGCCCAGCGTTGGGCCGCAGGCCTGGGGGGCACTGCCCCGTCTTATGGAAACCCGAGCAGCGACGTCCAGGCGGATGGAGCCGTGGGGTCCCGGAGCCCGCCGGGAGTGG GcccagaagaagaggaaggggagggctATGAGGAACCTGACAGTGAGGAGGGCTCCGAGTTCTATGAGAACGACTCCAACCTTGGGCAGGACCAGCTCTCCCAGG ATGGCAGTGGCTATGAGAACCCTGAGGATGAGCCCCTGGGTCCTGAGGATGAAGACTCCTTCTCCAACG CTGAGTCTTACGAGAACGAGGATGAAGAGCTGACCCAGCCGGTCGCCAGGACAATGG ACTTCCTGAGCCCTCATGGGTCAGCCTGGGACCCCAGCCGGGAAGCAACCTCCCTGG GGTCCCAGTCCTACGAGGATATGAGAGGAATCCTGTATGCAGCCCCCCAGCTCCGCTCCATTCGGGGCCAGCCTGGACCCAATCATGAGGAAG ATGCAGACTCTTATGAGAACATGGATAATCCCGACGGGCCAGacccagcctggggaggagggggccgCATGGGCACCTGGAGCACCAGGTGA